Genomic window (Apium graveolens cultivar Ventura unplaced genomic scaffold, ASM990537v1 ctg4113, whole genome shotgun sequence):
ACCTCTCAGAAAAACAAAAGGAATAGGGATTTGAGCATCTTGCCGATTTCTGTTTGAATTTGTTGCCATCAAAGCTCGCATATAACATCTTTCAAATTTTTTACCATGACAATTTTCTTTGAGGCTTAAACATTTAAACATAGAAATCACTGAGGAAGATGTTTTTTATATGTTGGGAATCCCATATGGAGGATAGTCTATCATACTGGCATCAGGAGACAAGTACCAGAAGAGGACTGAACAGTGGTTAGAACAATTTCATGCTGACAAAAGGGAACAAATTACTACTGAAATGGTGGTTGAACTAATGAATGGCCAAGGGCTGACTAAGAATTATAAACTGAATTTTATTATAGTTTTGTCAAATGTCATGTTTGAAACACCAACACATGCATACATTGACAATCAACTTCTCAAGTTGGATAGCAATCTTGATGATTTGTACAAGTTTAATTGGGTAGAGTACCTAATATCTTACCTGGTCAAAGCAACCGATAGTTGGAACAAAAACAATTATGTTTTCTTCGGGGGATCAATGGTCTTTCTGATGGTAACAATTATATTTATTTGTATTATGTACATTGTTATTTTTTTAGAAATAAATGTATTTATACAAATCTGTTATTATGTAGTTATTCTATGTAGACCGATTACGCCACAGAGGAATCAACTTTGTAGAGTGGTACTTTCCGCCTTACAAAGGTTGACATAAGGAACTGTTGAAACAAAGATAGGCAATTGAAGTGTTCAACGGAGTCTTTGGGGTTGGTGTTGTTATGCCACCATTGAGGGAATATTTGGAACAACAATCACAAAAGGAAAAAAATGACCAAAAAGGTAAAATTTATAATCATTAAACATATATGCATTCTTTTTTATACTTATTTAAACTGATTATTTTTTATGGTTTAAATTCCAAGGAAAAAAACTTCAATGACAATGAATATACTGGATATGAAGCTGGTAATGATGGTTGGGAACAGAATCAAGATGGACGAAACACAGATGATGTTGTCGAAGATCAAAAACAGGTACTTTAAAAAATCAATGATCTTAATACTGTATTATATATAAAAACTACTAACAATTAAAAAACACATGGTGAAAAGGATGGTGAAGAACAAATGGAAATTACGCAGAATGATCCAGGAAAAACACAAGAGGAAAAGGTATAATcattaaaatttgaaattttaatcACTAGTTCTAGAATTTTAATCAATAATTCACTGCTATAAAATTACTAATACTTGACAGTTTAATCAACAGTTGTTTGATTTTTAATCACTAATTATAACTTGTATTGTATCTTATATAATGTCTTCTAAAATATATTGCATATAAGGATTAAGTTGAAAAATTATGAGAGAGAGCAAATgatttaattaaatcaaatatttTGTTCGGTACGGATCTGAAGTCTGCATTAGAAAAAGATCCAACAAATCATAACCTATTGATGATTAAAGACTTAATCAATGATGTATTTAATCCAAAGAGTAAAGGGGATCCAACTGCAAGGAAAAATAAGCAATCAAAATAGCCaaagcaacaacaacagcaaacAGACGAAGCagatgttgaagtggaagatgaaGAATTTGATGAAAAATTGGGAGATGTTGATCTTATTGAATATGTGAGATCAACACAAGGAAATCTAACCAACTTTGGTCCAGATGAAGACAATGATGGAATTCCGTCTTTTTCTCTTGGAATTGATGAAGATATATAAGGAGAGGATAGTACTAATTGTATTAATCCTAAGCCAACAATAAGATAGAAGAGCACACGTCTTCAAAAGTTGGGTAGATTTGGCAAATCACCATACATTGACCGAATGGTAAACATTGAATCCAATTTTACAAGTCAGGAGGTGGGATTATGGAGATTTACACTACAAAAAAGAGATTTAATGTAAGTACTCCATATATATTATATTCAATTATACATTGCAGTATATAACTCTGGACGTACAATAACCAATTGATATTGTCAGGGAGATAATGTTTAGCATGGATGATTTCTTTTGCATAAGGGAAGATATGCAAACTCTGAAAATCAACAATAATTTAGCAAGTGTAGTCATCGACACATATGTAACTATCCTcaatgataatcaaaagtacaaGGCAAAGGAATCTCCATTGCGTGTATTTTGTACTATTGACTGTGTGGTAATCAGTCTATCCACTAATATTGGTAAAATTATCCACTAATTTATCAATGTccacttttaattttaaaaaatacatATTTTACAGCATCAAAGCTTGGATACTCACAAAAGTGTTACTGCAACATATTCAACATTTGCTGAGAATATGGATCGGATGCTTGAAAAATTCAAGAGGACAAGGCTTGATAGTACGGACATGGTAAAATTTAAATTTGCAGTATGAGCATTTCTATTTGATACCATGTTATTGCCATATTTTCGTATCTAATATCAAATTTATTTTAGGTGTTTTCCCAATTATTGCCTATGAGCATTTCTATTTGATTTGCTACAACATCAAGAATCCAGCATGGGAGATAATTGACAATATAAGAAGGAATGATGATCCAAATATCTGCTATGGATAAAAACCAAAAACTCTGGTAATATAAACACATTCAGATAAATATAAATTTCTTGAGTCAATTCATataactgaattattttattttttttcagcATTCACACTTTGTCAAGTACTTGGAAGAAAAGGGACATGTCATGTTGGCGAATAGGATAAAAAGCTTGAAGCCAAATTATTTGAAAATGTCATGAAAGACATCAAATAATTCAATTGATTGTGGCATATTCCTAATCAGACACATGGAGACTTATAAATGAGAATCAAAGAACTGGAAAACAGGATTGAGAGAAGAATATGTATCAACAAAAACTTCTAAATATTCACTATAAACACACAAAAGAACACAAAAAATATCACAACTAATCACTAAATCTTATAATTTTAACTGCAGAATTGGCAGAAAAATCAGCTCAACAGGTTTCGAATCAATATAACAGCGTTATACTGTCATCACAGCTCAATTCTACAAGGCAAGAAATCATGAAGGAGGGAAAGGAGCTCTATATTAAAGTTGCCCCAAACAAGCTAATGAACTTAGTGATTGAATCCTCTCAACAATCTCAGGAACAAAGAATGAGCAATAATCCAGAAGGCAGAGAAGAACAGTGTGCAAAAACGAAACATGTGACATTTGCAAAAAAATTGATAAGTACATTTGATGAAGCTGCAAAGAACAAAATGTACAAGACTAGTTCTATTATGTTCTATATTTTATACTGTATATTTAAATTGTTGGAACCTCTGTATGAGATTAACGTTTAAGTAGCAGTACTATTGATGTTATAGTACTTTCAGTTTCGAAAAATGGTGGATGATTATATGATTGAAATTTGAAATATTATGAATGTTTCGTAACATATATTGTTACAGTATATAAAATTTATATGTTATGTCTGTTTTAGTTGCCAGATAATATTCCGATGAAATATGATATAATGTCATGGTTTAAAATGAGTAATACAATCAACTTTTTCACTCATAAGCTTAATTTGAATTTCCAAACAAGAAGCAAGGATTAATTCCTGAATTTTATAAAAGATAGTACGTGTGTATAAAGTGGTTGCATCATCTTCTATAAACCACTTTGACAATGTTGTAAAAAGACTTGACTTTGACTTATGGTCCAGTCTAACTGTCTCATTCATTTGCTTGTCCATTGCACTCTCAAAATGCTACCAAAACTCACATAATGTATCTCCTTGTTTGTGAAACTGCCCAAAAAAGGAGTTCTCACTCTCAGATCTTGAAGTAGTTCTTAGCAACCCAACATTGGCCCATTTCTAAAAAATGCAGGAATCCATGAAGCCTTTAGGACATACATATCCTGCAACCACTTATTATTTTCTAATGAAATTTCTTTATAACGGCCTCTCATTCACTCTCAAACTCTTTAGCTTCTATAATAgataaccagatataagttttCATTTTCTCCATAAAGTCTATCTCTTTGCATAATCGGATTACCAAgctgtaaaaaataataataaaataataaattattggAACATAATAGACTTTCAAAAAAATGATATTGAACAAAAGAATGcagaaatataaaataataagGAAGAACAATGATACAGAGAAAAACACAAGggaatattaaaattcactaaaacATTTATTTTAATCACTAGTAAATGTCACATAAATCACTAAACATTATTGTTATAATCACTTATAAATCGCACTTTAATACCTTAACTGGGAATTTTTCCATAATATGCCACAAGCATAAACGGTGCTTACTAAGAACAAGACCATTGACATCAGAAAATACATCACGTACAAACACCTTCATAGCAGGACATTGATCAGTAATAATCAAAATAGGATTCCGTCCCATTGCCTTTACAAGATGACCAAAAGCCCAACTGTAATCAGCAACACTCTCATGTGAAAGAAGAAAGGATGCAAAAATTACACATCTGTCATTTTTGTCAACTCCAGTGAATGGAGCAAAAAACAAATTATACCTGAAAAATAAATAATAAGAAGTAGAAAagaattaaaaattaaaaagcaaaaaataatattaaaaataagaaaattatACTGCATTTCTTGACCTTTTAATAAAAAACTCAGTATAAAATTAGAGTAAATGGCTATTGAATACATGTTTGTATCAAATGTTGCATCAAATGATATTGTATCACCATACAATTCAAAATTCCTATGACCAATAGAATCAGCCCGAAATAGCTTTGTTAGGCGGCCTTCAGAATCAACCTCATAAGCATAATAGAATCCTTCAGATTTCTCCTGCATACGTTTTAATTTGTCAATCATCATCTGCACATCCTTACACCAATAAACAATTTCAAATCCATATTGAAGTTCTGGAAATCTTGCAGCGAAGCACCAACATTAGCATATCCACCATACATTTCCTTCGAAAAAACTAAATGACTTACTAACACCAATATTGACCTTTGCACCATTATAGCAGATATTCCTCAAACTAGTAGTCATCTCACGACTAGATCGCAAAAAATAATGACCTGTTTCACATGTCAAAGGATGATTGTGATGCACAACAAAGCAGTACATAAAATATTTATTCGGAGCCATATACTTCAAAACCATCTTTGATTTACAACCACACCTACGAGTAACCAAACGCCTCTTCTTCAAAACTTTTGGATCATCCTTAGGATTATTGAACCCTTCACAGCTACAAACATAATGTTTCAACATAACAGTACCGACATTATTTGTCTTTTCAGTTGTTTTGCGAACACTAAAACCACCCAAACGAGCATAAGCCTTATAAAATCGGTAACCTTGATCTACACTCTCAAAAACCTGATTAGTGTAAGGCATGTCATTCTCAACAACACAATTAGGTATATAATACCTATTACCACCAGGAGATATAGTATAATTTCTCACACTACTTTCACTTTCTGTTGAAGAAAGATCAGTAAAAATACTAATACCAACATCATTGCCACTCCTAAAAGAATCACCGCAAAACGAAtctaaaaaatataaataatcaCTAAATACATATAACACAATCACTGAGCAATTTTATAATCAATCATACATTATAAAAaaatgttattcccagtggactaacaatgagatttacagaagggggttgaatgtaaatctcaaaactttttcaagttttgagcagtttctaagactaagtgtttgagtgatcaaatgtgtgtgaattgcttgaagctgatgcagacagatatatatattcaaacacaaatgtaatgagcacaaagaacttaaaaacttttctggtggatttgttgttccaccagagatgtgttatttcagaaaatctgtgattcaaagaattaaatcacagttgcttcctagtacaaactagatgattttctcttttgatatttctaaacagctcaggaaaattcatatctaattactagctgctacttggtttatatatcaccaagtttacaagtgaagacaaacagtaaaatataattgaaaagattcttcacatgtttcttcttcatttctctatccaatacaatctaggataatctgtaaatctttgaatacttccttgtttgcatcagaatggaaatgctgcattttcttgattcctcctagaggcttccacattccagtatgtctctatcaacccatgtgcctctgtcagcttgtgaattgtcactatcaactgttaatgaactaagcatccgttgaagctttcatccgtagatgccttatccgttgaggctttatccgttgaagctttatccgttgatgcattatcagttgaagtctttatccgttgaagcacttatccgttgatggatattatccgttgaagcattagagacatctgttgaagctttgtttcttatccgttgaaggtcttcaatatccgttgacacttcttcacttatacaaaattacaaggcatgaaatatttacaattagccctcctatttgtacatccattagtagtcaacatgactgattatttcctaacaacatctaagaattacagcttgaaaccagagagtgaaatgtgctacaatactaaacttattgctaagtaaagctactccttcaacggatagccaagatggtcttatccgttgaggctacaaacactagatttctacttaagtgttttgcttaacttatcatcaagctaatacacatattcctaacaatctccccctatttatgtctactagaactgtaggcataaatttgggtttagcttgatgataacaaaacacttaacaaatttaaaaactgtaataaagcagaaattcaaaagtgctacaaaaatgtatatgctgagatggaattgaagaattacattgtttccaagggtgctcctatagcctgagcaaattactttcttttcctttgatccctggttttctttcctagcctcctgtcattctcctctatttgaagttgaagttgtctgtagaattcagcttcatcttcttcattgatatctaacttagattgcatatccttgagagtttctttactggcaatctttagctgatcttcaattctgaaaaatcttctgactcctttgttgtctctgaactccatcaaccaatgaggtgatttgtgaattgtaattcctctttcttgaatgagtaaagttctaggtaaagcattgggctccctccaagttttccttatgttggcaatcttgttgagaatctcagtcttggcagtcctggtaaagccagaatccctttgtatggctgagtagactctgatcaaggtagagtagccttcattcagaattctgtgaagaggccatgttctttccccagctcctttgtatttgaacactagtctttctggtagctgtctgtaggcagctattccccttacatcctccagctcatccagatatagttcaatgtctgaaaattcttttatgtcacaaatgtgaacataatcatctttagaggtttgaggtttaggcttaggcttctgtgtgaatttgattgaggctttagagggtgttgatttgattcttcttttctgcttctttgatggtggagaagaggttaggaaggtgggcaatttgatggtgtcccaatcaattggttcctccttgggaatgattgtttcaccatgaatgttcatgaaggggtcaggtacgatgggttcaggaatagagggtagtggtttggatattaattgggtttcttcagtcttatctaccttctttctctttgcattgaccttctttcttttccctttctgccattcttccttacttctttcctccatctcagtaccaaccatgtccccaatagcttcatcttcacctttgtcttcaatttctttctgttcttcagcctgacttgactttagctatttttcaagctttgcttgtgctcttttgtcagcctttagctgtttggcttcttccttcaaccttttggtttcttccctcttggctattgagaatttgggatgtccttgcatcacacatatgctctttccctctctgaagataatagccatgtttctccttacagcctcatccatggtctctttgagatatgcaatacttctacctaaaagcttgtcctcatcagcttttggaagaggaaaatccacctcttttagaggattctttgtagagtccttattggatctgttgttgggcttgagaaccataggttgcagatctttggaagaagtttctccatccttatgcctccctactggcttgagttccataataattgattccacttttgtgctatgcttcacagattgtgattgaaaagttatagaaccaaatattagttgcatcttttcatcaatcttcttcctttgctctttgacttgcaattcagctgctgctatctggattagatcaattccatctagctttcctttgacttgaatagttggagaagttgtgatgacaggaactagcacttgagaaatctgaactgttatagatggctctccttccccttcccctttattctccccctttttgttatcatcaagggtaggggtcaagccttgtgcttgtgccagctgcatgagtagatttatttgagtttgttgattctgaagaatggtgaccatagagtcttcaatgatttgaaccctatcttccaatctggccagcctcttgtcagcatcagatgttttcctcagtctccccaacaaatcttgcatagtaccatagggtataactgaatccaatttctcagcattgtaggatttcagatcagcaatgtcctgcttgagctcatccacacttagattttgctggtaatgctgtaactgcaagagatgcagagattccagatgaacttgaagaattgccttggtaccagcatcttgagtctcctgaagggccttctgaattgtcatgacttgtctgaccaaagtgacaccaaactctcctggtgttgatggttttgcccatgcccattcaggaagatcaggaacagaacttgggcctgctactccccctaagttcatgctctcattcaaagaattagagtcatcatcattagaatttactccaaattcttcagatggctcaccagcttgagaaggcagcctgttgacagcagctttgtctctgagaagagattctgaagtgtgtacaatatGTAGTGTCTATTCttcctccacattgccctgtgcagccaataattgataggctggaacagggtgagtaaaagtgtcagcatccaaggaaatgttatcaatgacagctttgtaatgttgctgaaattgtcttcccttttctgcatcatccactttattaactcactagcaatggatggatccacccttatagcttctgtacctacctttctctcaatttctctctgttcttgcatcaggggctccccctggctcacacacaccctcaccctcaccttctaaggtggcactcctctcactcacttttgccatgctggaagaaatagcatgcatatggtgactctcaacctctccttttgcctgggagcaacccagcctctcactcaaaagatcactcccttccctcaaacctaaaagtgattgtacagttgccatgtcctctacagttgaaattgtttctgttaagtgtgtagagaccatcaactgatagggaatatccgtcgaagtggaaactgatggcatcaacggataactgctattaagcttatccgttgaagaacaaccacttgtcaacggatgagagatatccgttgaagaaggaaaagatgtagatataaaaagtgacataattgttgaatctgtgtggattgattttaagtgtggttacacagattctgcaactacatctgaaataattggctgatgatccaacaaatcatctaaaagatgatgatcaccaggttttgagtggggctcctccctgagttttaatgagggagaatcaggaattgatgtgaatatcatatccacatccagagagggtgttggagagtttgatgaatggtgtgtttctatattgagagaatggggctgtgattccatatttgctggaatcacatcaagctgaatttgagaaggcacagatgcaggtggatgtatctgtgttgtgtgtgtcccttgtgtggaaactagagtcttggccttcttcttccttgaaaaggctttaaatggtgaatgtgtggcttcagtgtccctccctcttttgttctgtgtccctggttggggactattttcaatagttacaaccttttgggaggatgcaactagggatgtgttggactccttttgaaccaccacagtcttttgagagactgtggcttagctggtttgggtaccactcacctctcccaccttatcctggggggctttttgatgttcacccctcccctcaccactcacaccctgttcactcccttcagggtttatggtagttgttacaa
Coding sequences:
- the LOC141701570 gene encoding protein FAR1-RELATED SEQUENCE 5-like, which translates into the protein SFCGDSFRSGNDVGISIFTDLSSTESESSVRNYTISPGGNRYYIPNCVVENDMPYTNQVFESVDQGYRFYKAYARLGGFSVRKTTEKTNNVGTVMLKHYVCSCEGFNNPKDDPKVLKKRRLVTRHYFLRSSREMTTSLRNICYNGAKVNIGVSKSFSFFEGNMMIDKLKRMQEKSEGFYYAYEVDSEGRLTKLFRADSIGHRNFELYGDTISFDATFDTNMYNLFFAPFTGVDKNDRCVIFASFLLSHESVADYSWAFGHLVKAMGRNPILIITDQCPAMKVFVRDVFSDVNGLVLSKHRLCLWHIMEKFPVKKWANVGLLRTTSRSESENSFFGQFHKQGDTLCEFW